One genomic window of Polyangium aurulentum includes the following:
- a CDS encoding type IV pilus twitching motility protein PilT gives MARIDRFFDELLARKGSDLHLGIGYPPMIRARGELVPIRETPIDASEMEALLFEITTAEERAKITGELDLDFAYQYAEKARFRANYFHKTTGLAAVFRIIPTRILSLDDLGCPEVVRRLADKRSGLVLVTGPTGSGKSTTLAAMIDHINATRPCHVLTIEDPVEFVHQSKMAQVTHREVGPHASSFAAAIRSAGRENADVILIGELRTNETMKLALQLASFGVLVFGTVHTNSAAATIDRIINAFPADEQPQVRGMLAESLVAIIAQQLLKTADGAGRVAAHEILVGSSALSAMIREGKTFQIPNIMQAGGAQGMQTMDAALERLVQKGTITPDVALEKAIDKESFQKVIAQKLVGGLA, from the coding sequence ATGGCCCGCATCGACCGATTCTTCGACGAGCTGCTCGCGCGCAAGGGCAGCGACCTGCACCTCGGCATCGGATACCCTCCGATGATCCGCGCACGCGGCGAGCTGGTCCCCATTCGCGAGACGCCCATCGACGCCTCCGAGATGGAGGCGCTGCTCTTCGAGATCACGACGGCCGAGGAGCGGGCGAAGATCACGGGCGAGCTCGATCTCGATTTCGCCTATCAGTACGCGGAAAAAGCCCGCTTTCGCGCCAATTACTTCCACAAGACCACCGGGCTCGCGGCGGTCTTCCGCATCATCCCGACCAGGATCCTCTCGCTCGACGACCTCGGCTGCCCGGAGGTCGTGCGCCGGCTGGCCGACAAGAGGAGCGGCCTCGTCCTGGTCACGGGGCCGACGGGCAGCGGTAAATCGACGACGCTGGCGGCGATGATCGATCACATCAATGCCACGCGCCCCTGCCACGTCCTCACCATCGAGGATCCGGTCGAGTTCGTCCACCAATCCAAGATGGCCCAGGTCACCCACCGCGAGGTCGGGCCGCACGCGTCGAGCTTCGCGGCGGCCATTCGCAGCGCGGGCCGCGAGAATGCCGACGTGATCCTCATCGGCGAGCTGCGCACGAACGAGACCATGAAGCTCGCCTTGCAGCTCGCGAGCTTCGGCGTCCTCGTCTTCGGCACCGTGCACACGAACAGCGCGGCGGCCACGATCGATCGCATCATCAATGCATTCCCGGCCGACGAGCAGCCGCAGGTGCGCGGGATGCTGGCCGAGAGCCTCGTCGCCATCATCGCCCAGCAGCTCCTGAAGACCGCCGACGGCGCGGGGCGCGTGGCCGCGCACGAGATCCTCGTCGGATCGAGCGCGCTCTCGGCCATGATCCGCGAGGGAAAGACCTTTCAAATCCCGAACATCATGCAGGCGGGCGGGGCGCAGGGAATGCAGACCATGGACGCGGCCCTCGAGCGCCTGGTGCAGAAGGGCACGATCACCCCCGACGTCGCGCTCGAAAAGGCGATCGACAAGGAGAGCTTTCAGAAGGTGATCGCGCAGAAGCTCGTGGGGGGCCTGGCCTAA
- a CDS encoding DUF4159 domain-containing protein yields MSKEERVSRREAISALGCALSAAGIAALLPQKAWAFGEEGAFNPRILLTGTARWEGVRTSAPGRWSEELVRRTSAPARLSPTTVRADNPALLAEPFAIWGGEDAPPPLTERETLGLRRFLALGGVLLVDDFAPESGAFGKAARREIAKVLPDGSAIPIGTENVLFRSFYLLRRAVGRIEGPPKLEAILRGGIPQVVFSSHDLLGALARSASGTHPLVVVPDGEVQRELASRLAVNVAMFVLCSNYKDDQVHAPFLMRRRATESP; encoded by the coding sequence TTGAGCAAAGAAGAGCGCGTCTCGAGACGCGAGGCGATCTCGGCGCTCGGCTGCGCCCTCTCCGCGGCGGGGATCGCCGCGCTCCTGCCGCAGAAGGCCTGGGCGTTCGGCGAGGAGGGGGCCTTCAACCCGCGCATCCTGCTCACGGGCACGGCGCGCTGGGAGGGCGTGCGCACGAGCGCGCCGGGCCGCTGGTCCGAGGAGCTGGTTCGCAGGACGAGCGCGCCCGCGCGGCTCTCGCCCACCACGGTGCGCGCCGACAACCCCGCGCTGCTCGCCGAGCCCTTCGCGATCTGGGGCGGTGAAGACGCCCCGCCCCCGCTCACCGAGCGCGAGACCCTGGGCCTGCGGCGCTTCCTCGCGCTCGGAGGCGTGCTGCTCGTCGACGACTTCGCGCCCGAGTCGGGCGCCTTCGGCAAGGCCGCGCGGCGCGAGATCGCGAAGGTGCTGCCCGATGGATCGGCCATCCCGATCGGCACCGAGAACGTGCTCTTCCGGTCGTTCTACCTGCTGCGCCGCGCGGTCGGGCGCATCGAGGGCCCGCCCAAGCTCGAGGCGATCTTGCGGGGCGGCATCCCGCAGGTGGTCTTCTCCTCGCATGATCTGCTCGGCGCGCTCGCGCGGTCGGCGAGCGGCACGCACCCGCTCGTGGTGGTGCCGGACGGCGAGGTGCAGCGCGAGCTCGCGTCGCGGCTCGCGGTGAACGTGGCGATGTTCGTGCTCTGCTCGAACTACAAGGACGACCAGGTGCACGCGCCCTTCTTGATGCGGCGCCGCGCGACGGAGTCGCCGTGA
- the greB gene encoding transcription elongation factor GreB, producing the protein MANPNYITPEGARKLSEELGRLRSVERPRIVQEVSDAAAQGDRSENAEYIYGKKKLREIDRRMRYLTKRLETAVVVDPKEERGDKIFFGATVEVEDEDGKRRAYRIVGEDEIDSKGGSISWKSPIGKALLGKKIGDVVTVQRPAGDLELEIVGVKYG; encoded by the coding sequence GTGGCGAACCCGAACTACATCACCCCCGAGGGCGCGCGGAAGCTTTCCGAGGAGCTCGGCCGTCTGCGCTCCGTCGAGCGCCCCCGCATCGTGCAGGAGGTCTCCGACGCGGCCGCGCAAGGCGACCGCTCCGAGAACGCCGAGTACATCTACGGAAAGAAGAAGCTGCGCGAGATCGACCGGCGCATGCGTTACCTGACCAAGCGCCTCGAGACCGCGGTCGTCGTCGACCCGAAGGAGGAGCGAGGCGACAAGATCTTCTTCGGCGCCACCGTCGAGGTCGAGGACGAAGACGGCAAGCGGCGCGCCTATCGCATCGTCGGCGAGGACGAGATCGACAGCAAAGGCGGATCGATTAGCTGGAAATCGCCCATCGGAAAGGCCCTGCTCGGCAAGAAGATCGGCGACGTGGTCACGGTGCAGCGGCCGGCGGGAGATCTGGAGCTGGAGATCGTCGGGGTGAAGTACGGGTAG
- a CDS encoding glutamine amidotransferase, with protein MTTSFAPSGDLAQPYQILAAVLALVSIVLLAMELRRSRGSRISVALTGVLAAAALLCAVLRPVAISSRGSLVGPRVVVLADASRSIDLPGAGGETRREAAARALAELEKHGAEVRLYGLAFGKGPATPLGAGAAAPAAGSTPTGSEGRLPAAMRAARPMPRSDLAGAIESVARAADERPAAIVVLSDGRLDRPGEGQAGEAIKGALGTLEVPVHTVSLATEAPEDVSVRAVRTAGAAVAHQPLSLRIEIGCTGGLDCDEIPVVARELRESGEPTQLAQGTAKVAGGTATVELQVTLDRAGARILEVAIEAPKGDRVPENNTRYVTIDVARDRVRVLHVAGRPTYDVRALRMWLKSDASVDVVAFFILRTPTDDVVATPDELALIPFPVDELFSEHLPSFDAVVLQDFNAEPYGLAKHLRSLARYVDKGGGLIMVGGPDAFVPGHYAGTPLAEVLPVNLDRARGAEGVDVASFVPRITEAGRVAPVLGPLRDLIGEALPEMPGTNVLGDVRPGTTVLLEHPTRKAPSGAPMPVLALGEKGSGRTIALSIDGSHRLLFSAFAANAAGRAHGAFWDALLGWLMRDPRFEPAVVELPDGCIAGEETALSLRPLPGQAGQARITLRKLGTGEVVRTLEAPLDGRGEPLSLGAGKLEPGGYSATVEIGPKDAAGPEAEARRGPTTRRDFACERGGDEWADTRPDVERLASIAEATGGKSVTVDGIGGLPLPAATQIAAERRVSPILPPWAWTLSAAVLLGAHWIVRRRRGLT; from the coding sequence GTGACCACGAGCTTCGCGCCGTCGGGCGATCTCGCGCAGCCCTACCAGATCCTCGCGGCCGTGCTGGCGCTGGTGAGCATCGTCCTGCTCGCGATGGAGCTGCGGCGCTCGCGCGGATCGCGGATCTCGGTCGCCTTGACGGGCGTGCTCGCGGCGGCGGCGCTGCTCTGCGCGGTGCTCAGGCCCGTCGCGATCTCGAGCCGAGGCAGCCTGGTGGGGCCGCGCGTCGTGGTGCTCGCGGATGCGTCGCGATCGATCGATCTGCCCGGCGCGGGCGGCGAGACGCGGCGTGAGGCGGCGGCGCGCGCGCTCGCGGAGCTGGAGAAGCACGGGGCCGAGGTGCGGCTGTACGGGCTCGCGTTCGGCAAGGGGCCGGCGACGCCTCTCGGGGCGGGCGCGGCGGCGCCGGCGGCCGGAAGCACGCCGACCGGCAGCGAAGGGCGATTGCCTGCGGCCATGCGGGCGGCGCGGCCGATGCCGCGCTCGGATCTCGCGGGCGCGATCGAGTCGGTGGCGCGCGCTGCGGACGAGCGTCCTGCCGCGATCGTGGTGCTCTCGGATGGCCGGCTCGATCGGCCCGGCGAGGGCCAGGCGGGCGAGGCGATCAAAGGGGCGCTCGGCACGCTCGAGGTCCCCGTGCACACGGTCTCGCTCGCGACGGAGGCGCCCGAGGACGTGAGCGTGCGCGCGGTGCGTACGGCGGGCGCGGCGGTGGCGCATCAGCCCTTGTCGCTGCGCATCGAGATTGGCTGCACGGGAGGGCTCGACTGCGACGAGATCCCGGTCGTCGCGCGCGAGCTGCGCGAGTCGGGCGAGCCCACGCAGCTCGCGCAGGGCACGGCGAAGGTCGCGGGCGGGACGGCGACGGTGGAGCTGCAAGTCACGCTCGATCGCGCGGGCGCGCGCATCCTCGAGGTGGCCATCGAGGCGCCGAAGGGCGATCGGGTGCCGGAGAACAACACGCGCTACGTGACGATCGACGTCGCGCGCGATCGGGTGCGCGTGCTGCACGTGGCGGGGCGGCCGACGTACGACGTCCGCGCCTTGCGCATGTGGCTCAAGTCGGATGCGTCGGTCGACGTGGTCGCCTTCTTCATCCTTCGCACGCCGACCGACGACGTGGTGGCCACGCCCGACGAGCTGGCGCTCATCCCTTTCCCGGTCGACGAGCTGTTCAGCGAGCACCTGCCGAGCTTCGACGCGGTGGTGCTGCAAGACTTCAACGCCGAGCCCTATGGCCTCGCCAAACACCTTCGTTCGCTCGCGCGTTACGTGGACAAGGGCGGCGGGCTGATCATGGTGGGCGGGCCGGATGCGTTTGTCCCGGGGCATTACGCGGGCACGCCGCTCGCCGAGGTGCTGCCGGTCAACCTCGACCGCGCGCGCGGGGCCGAGGGCGTCGACGTGGCCTCGTTCGTCCCGCGCATCACCGAGGCGGGGCGCGTGGCGCCGGTGCTCGGGCCGCTGCGCGATCTCATTGGCGAGGCGCTGCCGGAGATGCCGGGAACGAACGTGCTCGGCGACGTGCGGCCCGGGACCACCGTGCTGCTCGAGCACCCGACGCGCAAAGCGCCGAGCGGGGCGCCGATGCCGGTGCTCGCGCTGGGGGAAAAAGGCAGCGGCCGGACGATTGCGCTCAGCATCGACGGCTCGCACAGGCTCCTGTTCAGCGCATTCGCGGCGAATGCGGCGGGCAGGGCGCACGGGGCTTTCTGGGATGCGCTGCTCGGCTGGCTCATGCGCGATCCGCGCTTCGAGCCGGCCGTCGTGGAGCTGCCGGACGGGTGCATCGCGGGCGAGGAGACGGCGCTTTCATTGCGGCCTCTGCCCGGGCAGGCAGGTCAGGCGAGGATCACCCTTCGCAAGCTCGGCACGGGCGAGGTGGTGCGCACGCTCGAGGCGCCGCTCGATGGCCGCGGAGAGCCCTTGAGCCTCGGCGCGGGCAAGCTCGAGCCGGGCGGGTATTCGGCGACCGTGGAGATCGGCCCCAAGGACGCGGCGGGGCCCGAGGCCGAGGCGAGGCGGGGGCCGACCACGCGGCGCGATTTCGCGTGCGAGCGGGGCGGCGACGAGTGGGCCGACACGCGGCCGGACGTCGAGCGGCTGGCGTCGATTGCAGAGGCGACCGGGGGCAAGAGCGTGACCGTCGACGGCATTGGCGGCCTGCCTTTGCCTGCGGCGACGCAGATTGCGGCCGAGCGGCGCGTCTCGCCGATCCTGCCTCCCTGGGCGTGGACGCTCAGCGCGGCCGTCCTGCTCGGGGCGCACTGGATCGTGCGGCGGCGGCGCGGCTTGACCTGA
- a CDS encoding OmpH family outer membrane protein, with product MHPRRLLALALTAALPALATLAPAPARAEGRIAVVDVQQAVMQTEDGIRAQATLKKHFDKRQKDLDAKQEELQKAREDIERQQRVLSREALARRMEDWQRRMVELQTVFVDYNKELQKKQSELTGPIIKKLLGIVTRVAKKNGYELILDKQAAPYARPDLDLTEQVIQMYNSGEAGDAAPEGGGAGGEKK from the coding sequence ATGCATCCTCGACGCCTCCTCGCCCTGGCCCTCACCGCCGCCCTCCCCGCGCTCGCCACGCTCGCCCCCGCGCCCGCCCGCGCCGAGGGCAGGATCGCCGTGGTCGACGTCCAGCAGGCCGTCATGCAGACCGAGGACGGCATCCGCGCCCAGGCCACGCTGAAGAAGCACTTCGACAAGCGCCAGAAGGACCTCGACGCCAAGCAGGAAGAGCTGCAAAAGGCGCGCGAGGACATCGAGCGCCAGCAGCGCGTCCTGTCGCGCGAGGCCCTCGCCCGGCGCATGGAAGACTGGCAGCGCCGCATGGTCGAGCTGCAGACGGTCTTCGTCGATTACAACAAGGAGCTGCAAAAGAAGCAGTCCGAGCTCACCGGGCCGATCATCAAGAAGCTCCTCGGCATCGTCACGCGCGTCGCCAAGAAGAACGGCTACGAGCTCATCCTCGACAAGCAAGCCGCCCCCTACGCCCGCCCCGATCTCGACCTCACCGAGCAGGTGATCCAGATGTACAACTCCGGCGAGGCGGGCGACGCAGCCCCCGAGGGCGGCGGAGCGGGTGGCGAGAAGAAGTAA
- a CDS encoding UDP-3-O-(3-hydroxymyristoyl)glucosamine N-acyltransferase has product MARRSNVDAPALLLPAPRSLGALVEEHGGTLDPGLEGLLVRGIAPVEAAGPEHLAPVFARRYLTAARSSGALLLVDASLAPNVAPGRRWVHPRAPFALASILETLAPPPPPDERHLAHIEPGAEVDPTASIGPFAVLRAGAVIGPGTRIEPHAVIHGGSRIGARVLVGASAVVGRPGFGWAEAPSGGVVRVPQLGGVIIEDDVELGPLCTVDAGTLGPTRIGRGAKLDAHVHVGHNAQIGAGSLIAAQSGFAGSSRLGPGALVGGQVGVADHVTVGAGARLAAKAGVIGDVPEGATFGGYPAVDKARWLRAMARALGEGGGRGRKE; this is encoded by the coding sequence GTGGCGAGAAGAAGTAACGTCGACGCGCCGGCGCTCCTCCTGCCCGCGCCCCGAAGCCTCGGCGCCCTCGTCGAAGAGCACGGCGGCACGCTCGATCCGGGGCTCGAAGGCCTGCTCGTCCGCGGGATCGCCCCCGTCGAGGCCGCAGGGCCCGAGCACCTCGCCCCCGTCTTCGCCCGCCGCTATCTCACCGCCGCACGCTCGAGCGGGGCCCTTCTGCTCGTCGACGCCTCGCTCGCGCCGAACGTGGCGCCCGGACGTCGCTGGGTCCACCCGCGCGCCCCCTTCGCGCTCGCCAGCATCCTCGAGACCCTCGCGCCCCCGCCTCCCCCGGACGAGCGGCACCTCGCCCACATCGAGCCCGGCGCCGAGGTCGATCCGACGGCCAGCATCGGCCCCTTCGCCGTCCTTCGCGCGGGCGCCGTCATTGGCCCCGGCACGCGCATCGAGCCGCACGCGGTCATCCATGGCGGCAGCCGCATCGGCGCGCGCGTGCTCGTGGGCGCCTCGGCCGTGGTTGGCCGGCCCGGCTTCGGCTGGGCCGAGGCGCCCTCCGGCGGCGTGGTCCGCGTCCCGCAGCTCGGCGGCGTGATCATCGAGGACGACGTCGAGCTCGGGCCCCTCTGCACCGTCGACGCCGGCACCCTCGGCCCGACCCGCATCGGCCGCGGCGCCAAGCTCGACGCCCACGTCCACGTCGGCCATAACGCGCAGATTGGCGCGGGCTCGCTCATCGCCGCGCAATCGGGTTTCGCGGGCTCCTCGCGCCTCGGTCCGGGCGCGCTCGTGGGCGGGCAGGTGGGCGTGGCCGATCACGTGACCGTGGGCGCGGGCGCGCGGCTCGCGGCCAAGGCGGGCGTCATCGGCGACGTGCCCGAGGGCGCCACGTTCGGCGGCTACCCCGCGGTGGACAAAGCGCGATGGCTGCGCGCAATGGCCCGCGCGCTCGGCGAGGGCGGCGGGCGAGGACGAAAGGAATAG
- the fabZ gene encoding 3-hydroxyacyl-ACP dehydratase FabZ, which translates to MDVRQILRILPHRYPFVMVDRVTELLPGEKIAGHKCVAYNEPWFPGHFPEHPLMPGVLIVEAMVQIGGILAYASEPFDATGKIVLFLGIDKARFRGPVTPGDKLELSASVLQRRGPVWKLKGEARVDGKLCAEAEMLAQVTDRPAG; encoded by the coding sequence ATCGACGTCCGCCAGATCCTGCGCATCCTGCCGCACCGCTATCCGTTTGTCATGGTCGATCGGGTGACGGAGCTCTTGCCCGGGGAGAAGATCGCGGGGCACAAATGCGTCGCGTACAACGAGCCCTGGTTTCCCGGGCATTTCCCCGAGCACCCGCTCATGCCGGGCGTGCTCATCGTCGAGGCAATGGTGCAGATCGGCGGGATCCTCGCCTACGCGTCGGAGCCGTTCGACGCGACGGGGAAGATCGTGCTCTTCCTCGGCATCGACAAGGCGCGCTTCCGCGGCCCGGTCACGCCGGGCGACAAGCTCGAGCTATCGGCTTCGGTGCTGCAACGAAGGGGCCCGGTGTGGAAGCTCAAGGGCGAGGCGCGGGTCGATGGCAAGCTGTGCGCCGAGGCGGAGATGCTCGCGCAGGTGACCGATCGCCCGGCGGGCTGA
- a CDS encoding GNAT family N-acetyltransferase — protein sequence MSTRCRIRLADLGDLEAFSDHVVRHSAESGKEGSVHFAISRYPARPSVRDSARQRWERAIDEALWGRTFLLLEPGGKVVGHLELRGGRFPSEMHRAVLGMGIERAHTKQGHGARLIEAAIAWAHASTRLTWIDLGVFEHNAPARKLYKRMGFVENGIRQDAFRIDAGIAVTDISMALRLR from the coding sequence ATGTCCACGCGCTGTCGCATCCGCCTCGCCGATCTCGGAGACCTCGAAGCGTTCTCGGATCACGTGGTCCGCCACTCGGCCGAGTCGGGCAAGGAGGGCTCTGTGCACTTCGCGATCAGCCGCTACCCGGCGCGCCCGAGCGTGCGCGACAGCGCGCGGCAGCGGTGGGAGCGGGCGATCGACGAGGCGCTCTGGGGCAGGACGTTCTTGCTGCTCGAGCCTGGGGGCAAGGTGGTGGGCCACCTCGAGCTGCGGGGCGGCCGATTCCCGTCGGAGATGCACCGGGCGGTGCTCGGGATGGGCATCGAGCGGGCGCACACGAAACAGGGTCACGGGGCGCGGCTGATCGAGGCCGCGATCGCCTGGGCGCACGCCTCGACGCGCCTGACGTGGATCGACCTCGGCGTGTTCGAGCACAACGCGCCCGCGCGCAAGCTCTACAAGCGGATGGGCTTCGTGGAGAACGGGATCCGGCAGGATGCGTTCCGGATCGATGCGGGGATCGCGGTGACGGACATTTCGATGGCGCTGCGATTGCGGTAG